The sequence TTTTGCTAGCAAGGGACTCCTCTGGAGCATCGTCATCTAAATCATTATTAGAAGAAACATAATTTGCGTGAGAAGCTCCAAAACTCGATTTTTTATTAACTTCTTCTGCAGCATTAGGAGTAACTCGTCCTTTCCTTTGACCAGGTTTCTTTTGTATATATTCTTCCTCCTCAGAACTATCACTATCTGAACCAGAGGAGAGAACCGGTATTTTTGTCCTCTTTTTATAACCAAACATTTTGTTTATCCTGGGGCTCTCAACAGCAGAAGGAGAAATGGATCTTACATTTGAGGTGGCATCATCCTCTGTCTCTTTCTCCAACAATGATTGCCCACCCAACCCATTCTTCAAATAAGAGGGCTGGTTATAGCCCTTATGCCGAAAACCACCAGTGAGTTTTCCAAATTTTAGCCCCTCTCCGCTATCTGAATTAGATTCATTTCCATATTCAACGGATTCAATCTGAGACTCAGCGGATCTTGAGGCTGGCTTGCCAGAAGAGGATTTCCGAAAACTTAACTTTCCTGGAGGATTATTTTTTCCTTGGCTACTTTTCTCCAGAATTTCCTCAGACATCAATTCATCACCAGACAACAGGGACGACTGTCTTCTGCCAAATACTGAATATTCCTTTTTCTTACCAGCAGAGGATTTCCTAAAGCTTAACTTTCCTGGAGAAGCATTTTTTCCTTGGTCGCTTCCCTTGAAAATTTCCTCGGACTTCAATTCATCATCAGATGAAAGCGAAGATTGTTTTCTGCCAAATCCTGAATATCCCTTTTCACTTAACGGTGACCCTAGTGATTCTCTGCttttatctttaatttctgATCTAACTGGGTGACTGCTACTATTTTGTGCACTTGAAATATTTCTCGAGCCTTGCTTCAATGTGTATCCTATCGTATTCATGCCGTCATCACTTTCAGAACTTGGTCCATCGGAATAGTCAAATTTCACAGCCACATTATCATCCATTTCTGAACCATGTTTAGCTACTAAATTTTCAGAAAGATCAGGCGAGGAGTTCTTTCTAATAGAAAACAGCGATGGAGTGTTGGGCTCCAAGATTTTGGTTGAGCCAGATATAGGGCTCCATGAATCAGAATTAACTGAGGAGTTCTCAGGTAATTTCGATGGAAAATGAAATACAGACTCTTGCTCATCATATGTAGTGCCAAAATCATACCCACCATCACTCTCTGAATCAGACTTGTCAAAAACTACGGCAGCAGTCTCGTGGGTGCTTATCTGGGAAGCTTCTCCAGGAATGCTTCCCTTGCTAATACCCGCAAAAGGATCCTCATCAACCTCATGCCCAAAAGTTTGGTCCTTGGAGTTCATAAAAATGTTCTCACCATCAGAAATGATAGAATGGGCCCGAGAAGAGTTGACACTAGGCAGTTTCACATTCCTTTCCTCCATAAAATGCTTGGATTTCTCTGGCCAGTCATTAGTATCCTCAGAATCATACTTCGTAGACTGTTTCTTCATACCAATATCCACAAAAGAATCCTCACCAGCAACATGCCCAAACTTTCGGTCATCGGAGTCCGCAAAAATATTTACATCATCAGAAATGCTAGAACCAGATCTAGAAAAGTTGGCGCTGGATTGTTTCCCAATCATTTCTTCTCTAAAATTCTCAGATTTCTCTGCCCAATCATTAGTGTTCTCAGCTTCATGCGTGAAAGACTGTTTCTTCATGCTCATTTCACCTCTAGATACCTTTAAAGATTTCTTTTGAGAATGCGCACCTGCAGCTAGGACATCATGGTCCTTTGTATCATTACCTTTTGAAGCTTTAGATTTTAAAGAAGTTGATTGAGCATATTCCTTTGTATTCCTACGACTGTCCTTGAAACTACCAGACTTCTCATTATAAGGTCTACCCCTATCAACGTTCTCCCTTTGTGGCTCATCAGTTTCTTCAAAAAAGGGTTTGCTTGCAGAATCTTCAGGGAGTGGTTTACTTGCCAATTTTGATGTCTCATAGTTTTCACGACCTTCATTTCTTGAAACTTGGCCCTCTGAAGAGGAATTTTGCCTCATAATTCTATCACGGTTCGAAAGTTCTGCAGCAGCTCTAGCTGCCACACTAGCCCGTTCGGCAGATTCAGCAGCTGCCTGTGCTGCAGCAGTAGCATCTTTGAATTCCATATTCCACCTCTGTCTATCCAAGGAGGACGCATAGTTTTCATCTTGAAACAATTGCATCTTCTTGTCACCTAAAATCGCAAAACAAATAGTTATGACACGAAAGAGAAGCAAAAAAACAAGCCATGTTAGAGTAAGTTGTTCATTCACTTCGGTTATGTAGATTGTACCAGGGGGCCTTGTTTCTGCTTGGGACGTGCTGATCCCATAATTTTGGGCAGA comes from Primulina huaijiensis isolate GDHJ02 chromosome 2, ASM1229523v2, whole genome shotgun sequence and encodes:
- the LOC140971410 gene encoding uncharacterized protein, with protein sequence MKKSKFLQSSKDMLSRSFNPAKCKTSLRLAGSRLKLLRNKKEIQVKQMKREIAQLLESGQDRTARIRVEHVIREEKMMAAYDLLGIYCELIVSRLPIIESQKNIPIDLKEAIASLVFASPRCGDVPELLDIRKHFNAKYGKDFTTAAIELRPECGVGRMLVEKLSAVAPDGQAKIKILSAIAEEHNVNWDPKSFDEKDPVPPTDLLSGPSTFGKASTLYAEAPSAGDPDIQAPLHSSDNKIHSTTFNVSQQDPKTSVGTENISSAQNYGISTSQAETRPPGDKKMQLFQDENYASSLDRQRWNMEFKDATAAAQAAAESAERASVAARAAAELSNRDRIMRQNSSSEGQVSRNEGRENYETSKLASKPLPEDSASKPFFEETDEPQRENVDRGRPYNEKSGSFKDSRRNTKEYAQSTSLKSKASKGNDTKDHDVLAAGAHSQKKSLKVSRGEMSMKKQSFTHEAENTNDWAEKSENFREEMIGKQSSANFSRSGSSISDDVNIFADSDDRKFGHVAGEDSFVDIGMKKQSTKYDSEDTNDWPEKSKHFMEERNVKLPSVNSSRAHSIISDGENIFMNSKDQTFGHEVDEDPFAGISKGSIPGEASQISTHETAAVVFDKSDSESDGGYDFGTTYDEQESVFHFPSKLPENSSVNSDSWSPISGSTKILEPNTPSLFSIRKNSSPDLSENLVAKHGSEMDDNVAVKFDYSDGPSSESDDGMNTIGYTLKQGSRNISSAQNSSSHPVRSEIKDKSRESLGSPLSEKGYSGFGRKQSSLSSDDELKSEEIFKGSDQGKNASPGKLSFRKSSAGKKKEYSVFGRRQSSLLSGDELMSEEILEKSSQGKNNPPGKLSFRKSSSGKPASRSAESQIESVEYGNESNSDSGEGLKFGKLTGGFRHKGYNQPSYLKNGLGGQSLLEKETEDDATSNVRSISPSAVESPRINKMFGYKKRTKIPVLSSGSDSDSSEEEEYIQKKPGQRKGRVTPNAAEEVNKKSSFGASHANYVSSNNDLDDDAPEESLASKNHLRSGISRRTKAPSSSAKPNSFPIARWNESETPDSDATGHRQSRVSDTSENQQESESRRKNSKKLENYERPTSANVPYKPAKSNFWAPPEQPISAKAAHGTLHVSKTRLKCEALDGDASNDRKPVKTQLKKSEMLDSDEEDEKSSTRTNTSETPRELESERKSSMKWENAEHPTSTKVASKPAKSSVFSPPKQHKVVSKPSNPSFLGTPEQPNSAKPTTLTTPEPRTSHKSSASEKPSSPQTKADTSVRNENPKTATLNKTNSNKGDGAQKASHVHPKLPDYDSFVQAFRKNRP